A single Marinitoga aeolica DNA region contains:
- a CDS encoding TetR/AcrR family transcriptional regulator, protein MVADTKNKKNAYKEQKKKKIAENALDLILNKGLSHFTMDDVARETGVSKGTLYLYFDSKDTLIITAFGILVERLKNYISALLPKDTPKEEKAKAIIKLYSKIIKEFPSDDLLRLFEILINSIHDKKRLKELGDLFHDYYSQLFDLWSEFVPNKTTAIILQAMIDGIGIYKSVGVDFKEGELCTSLEYIIGKIIS, encoded by the coding sequence ATGGTGGCAGATACAAAAAATAAGAAAAACGCATATAAAGAACAAAAGAAGAAAAAAATAGCAGAAAATGCTTTAGATTTGATTTTAAATAAAGGATTATCTCACTTTACTATGGATGATGTCGCCAGAGAAACTGGTGTATCAAAAGGAACATTATATCTATATTTTGATAGCAAAGATACATTAATTATAACCGCTTTTGGTATATTGGTAGAACGTTTAAAAAACTATATTAGTGCTCTTTTGCCAAAAGATACTCCCAAAGAGGAAAAAGCAAAAGCTATTATTAAATTATACTCAAAGATTATTAAGGAATTTCCTTCTGATGATCTTTTAAGACTTTTTGAGATTTTAATCAACTCTATTCACGATAAAAAGAGGCTAAAAGAACTCGGAGATTTATTTCATGATTATTATTCACAATTATTTGATTTATGGTCTGAATTTGTTCCAAATAAAACAACTGCTATTATATTACAGGCAATGATTGATGGGATTGGTATTTACAAATCTGTTGGTGTTGATTTTAAAGAAGGAGAATTATGTACATCTTTAGAATACATAATAGGAAAAATTATATCATAA
- a CDS encoding radical SAM protein yields the protein MKILDSMKTMMLKQASKLVTNVVRNSDVEDLAKLLRTLSNLAKEPAKSGLRKLAEGAENRDPMLVNWSNLFKRSNPKVVEKVINNLIINEFAIGEKVRQEKMHEHKVVLPKLAVISPTYACNLRCVGCYAGLYGHKYQLSKDELFSVIRQFNDLGIYFFVITGGEPFIYPHLFEMLEEFNDSYFMIYSNGTLITEEKAKRLAELGNATLSISVEGFEEMTDWRRGKGVFKKVLNAWELLTKYGVIYGASVTATRKNHDLIMSDEFWQFLKDHNVAYVWIYQFMPVGMDATMDLVPTPEQRYERFEVTERERLGGDFAFVADFWNHGFLTHGCLAAGAKYLHINAKGYVEPCVFQQFAVDNIREKSIIEILKSPFFEAYKRTIPYSNNLFRPCPIIDNPKVFRSMVKKFNAIPQHPGSERTITVLAPEIDKLAEGWKPYADKLWYERGYAEKYPSKRGVYNYETRMRRYADNEEKLALDKKG from the coding sequence ATGAAAATCCTTGACAGTATGAAAACCATGATGTTAAAGCAGGCATCAAAATTGGTAACTAACGTTGTAAGAAATTCTGATGTTGAAGATTTAGCAAAGTTATTAAGAACACTTTCCAACTTAGCAAAAGAACCAGCAAAAAGTGGTTTAAGAAAATTAGCAGAAGGTGCTGAAAACCGTGATCCAATGCTTGTTAACTGGTCAAATTTATTTAAAAGATCAAATCCTAAAGTTGTAGAAAAAGTTATTAATAATCTCATTATCAACGAATTTGCTATTGGTGAAAAGGTAAGGCAGGAAAAAATGCACGAACATAAAGTTGTATTACCTAAATTAGCAGTTATCAGTCCTACATATGCATGTAATTTAAGATGTGTTGGGTGTTATGCTGGATTATACGGACACAAATATCAATTATCCAAAGATGAATTATTTAGTGTAATTAGACAATTTAACGATTTAGGAATATACTTCTTCGTAATTACTGGTGGTGAACCATTTATTTACCCACATTTATTTGAAATGCTTGAAGAATTTAATGATTCTTATTTCATGATATATTCAAATGGAACATTAATAACAGAAGAAAAAGCAAAGAGATTAGCAGAATTAGGTAATGCAACACTTTCTATATCAGTTGAAGGATTTGAAGAAATGACTGATTGGAGAAGAGGTAAAGGAGTATTCAAAAAAGTATTAAATGCATGGGAATTATTAACAAAATACGGTGTAATATATGGAGCATCAGTAACAGCAACAAGGAAGAATCATGATTTAATAATGAGCGATGAATTCTGGCAATTCTTAAAAGATCATAATGTTGCATATGTATGGATATATCAATTTATGCCTGTAGGTATGGATGCAACCATGGATCTTGTTCCAACTCCAGAACAAAGATATGAAAGATTTGAAGTAACAGAAAGAGAAAGACTTGGTGGAGACTTTGCATTTGTTGCAGACTTCTGGAACCACGGATTCTTAACACATGGTTGTTTAGCAGCAGGCGCAAAATACTTGCACATCAATGCAAAAGGATATGTTGAACCATGTGTATTCCAACAATTTGCAGTTGATAACATAAGAGAAAAATCTATAATAGAAATATTAAAATCTCCATTCTTTGAAGCATATAAGAGAACAATACCATATTCAAATAATTTATTCAGACCATGTCCAATTATTGATAATCCAAAAGTATTTAGATCAATGGTTAAAAAATTCAATGCCATACCTCAACATCCAGGTAGCGAAAGAACAATTACAGTATTAGCTCCTGAGATAGATAAATTAGCAGAAGGCTGGAAACCATATGCAGATAAATTATGGTACGAAAGAGGTTATGCTGAAAAATATCCTTCCAAACGAGGTGTTTATAATTACGAAACAAGAATGAGAAGATATGCCGATAATGAAGAAAAATTAGCTCTTGATAAAAAAGGCTAA
- a CDS encoding GAF domain-containing sensor histidine kinase: protein MNCENDILSNFELMAELSLKLTGEENEKEFMKKLLSVAIESIPEAEAGTIWLIDNTLYKAVVGYNYNDDVVENLVVPLEDSYIYKYMNSMDIIEIDSFEEFKSPSRLFKENLKVLHAKHETMITLAYPLKVGNTIKGHIYIDNFQLKKFSETAKKSLKIFGSFASTFLTLKSLRDEEKKANELNRIYLSFITHEVRTPLTAILGYAESILRGKEDFSKEEVVDLVKRIYLSSKHMNSLISDLSTFNKLNREEELNINELHLKFLVYESISIVEPQLSPDVELNIKFGENIPEMIETDPIKMKQILVNIVGNAIKYTDEGYVNVYIDFDRKTKEYIILVKDSGPGMPKEKLEEIFKPFVRLAKNKPGSGLGLAIVKKLIEKLKGRIHINSEINKGTTVELRFPQRIS, encoded by the coding sequence ATGAACTGCGAAAATGATATTTTATCTAATTTTGAGCTAATGGCAGAATTATCATTAAAATTAACAGGAGAAGAAAATGAAAAGGAATTTATGAAAAAACTTTTATCTGTTGCAATTGAAAGTATTCCGGAAGCAGAAGCTGGAACAATTTGGCTTATTGATAATACGCTATATAAAGCGGTGGTGGGATATAATTATAATGATGATGTTGTCGAAAATCTTGTTGTTCCCCTTGAAGATTCATATATATATAAATATATGAATTCTATGGATATTATAGAGATTGATTCGTTTGAAGAGTTTAAAAGCCCATCAAGATTGTTCAAAGAAAATTTAAAGGTATTACATGCAAAACATGAAACAATGATAACTCTTGCATATCCATTAAAAGTAGGAAATACTATAAAAGGACACATATACATAGATAATTTTCAATTAAAAAAATTCAGTGAGACCGCAAAAAAATCATTAAAAATATTTGGCAGTTTTGCTTCTACTTTTTTAACATTAAAATCTTTACGTGATGAAGAGAAAAAAGCAAATGAATTAAATAGAATATATTTAAGTTTTATTACTCATGAAGTAAGGACTCCATTAACTGCAATTTTAGGATATGCAGAGAGTATATTAAGAGGGAAAGAGGATTTTTCTAAAGAAGAAGTTGTGGATCTTGTAAAAAGAATATATTTAAGTTCTAAACACATGAATTCTTTAATTTCAGATTTGTCAACTTTTAATAAATTAAATAGAGAAGAAGAATTGAATATCAATGAATTACATTTAAAATTTCTTGTATATGAATCAATCTCTATTGTTGAACCGCAGTTGTCTCCAGATGTTGAATTGAATATTAAATTTGGCGAAAACATTCCTGAAATGATAGAAACAGATCCCATTAAAATGAAACAAATATTGGTAAATATAGTGGGAAATGCAATAAAATACACGGATGAAGGATATGTTAATGTATATATAGATTTTGATAGAAAAACAAAAGAGTATATTATCCTTGTAAAAGATAGTGGTCCAGGCATGCCAAAAGAAAAATTAGAAGAAATTTTTAAGCCTTTTGTTAGATTAGCTAAAAATAAACCTGGTAGTGGTTTAGGGTTGGCCATTGTAAAAAAATTAATAGAAAAGCTAAAAGGAAGAATTCATATTAATTCTGAAATTAATAAAGGTACTACAGTAGAGCTTAGATTTCCACAACGTATAAGTTAA
- a CDS encoding ArsB/NhaD family transporter, with amino-acid sequence MIAKIIALIIFFFTYYLIIFGKGNKAVIAFSMGLLISLVKVSETLRVSNVGDFIDFNTLGILLGMMIVVGILKTTGLFQAIAIYIVRKSKGNVISIFIFTMLAVATLSSFLDNVTTLILFSPVIIYICQEMEIKPETFLFPMIFSANIGGTATMIGDPPNILVGSASGTSFLEFLLIMSIPSLIALFLSIIYFLSIHKELKVIEKKKLDNLMKADPKKAIVDYALLKKGLLVFGLVILGFFIHEYLDYEAALIALTGGAVMLMISKKDFDEISGEVEWDTLFFFVGLFAIVKALEDVHVIEDVTNLIYNFTSHPYVLLIIVLWGAGLLAAFMGAVPVVTIFIPIVRALMGTFPHSELLWWALALGASFGGNGTISGAASNMVIVGMIESNFNRKIKFFDFMKLGMKIAILGLLLSSLYLYVLIKI; translated from the coding sequence ATGATTGCTAAAATCATAGCACTAATAATTTTTTTCTTTACTTATTATTTAATTATATTTGGAAAAGGAAATAAAGCAGTAATTGCTTTTAGTATGGGATTATTAATTTCTTTGGTAAAAGTTTCAGAAACTTTACGTGTTTCCAATGTGGGGGATTTTATAGATTTTAATACATTAGGTATTCTTCTTGGAATGATGATTGTTGTAGGAATACTTAAAACAACGGGTTTGTTTCAGGCAATAGCAATATATATTGTTCGAAAGTCGAAAGGAAATGTAATATCCATATTTATTTTTACAATGCTTGCAGTTGCAACTCTCTCCAGCTTTTTGGATAATGTAACAACATTAATACTTTTTTCTCCGGTTATTATATATATATGTCAAGAAATGGAGATTAAACCGGAAACATTTTTGTTTCCTATGATATTTTCGGCTAATATTGGTGGTACTGCGACAATGATAGGTGATCCTCCAAATATTTTAGTTGGTAGTGCGTCGGGAACAAGCTTTTTGGAATTTTTACTCATAATGTCTATACCTTCATTAATAGCACTTTTTTTATCTATAATATATTTTTTATCCATTCATAAAGAATTAAAAGTAATAGAAAAAAAGAAATTAGATAATTTAATGAAAGCCGATCCTAAAAAAGCTATTGTAGATTATGCATTATTAAAAAAAGGTTTACTTGTATTTGGACTGGTAATATTAGGTTTTTTTATACATGAGTATTTGGATTACGAAGCTGCATTAATAGCGTTGACAGGCGGAGCAGTAATGCTTATGATTTCAAAAAAAGATTTTGATGAAATTTCAGGTGAAGTAGAATGGGATACATTATTTTTCTTTGTAGGACTTTTTGCAATAGTAAAAGCACTTGAAGATGTTCATGTTATAGAAGATGTAACAAATTTGATATATAATTTTACTTCTCATCCCTATGTTTTATTAATAATAGTATTATGGGGAGCGGGTCTTTTAGCAGCTTTCATGGGTGCAGTTCCTGTTGTAACGATTTTTATCCCTATAGTTAGAGCTTTGATGGGAACATTCCCTCATAGTGAATTATTATGGTGGGCTTTAGCTTTAGGTGCAAGTTTTGGTGGTAATGGAACTATAAGTGGTGCAGCTTCAAATATGGTTATTGTTGGAATGATAGAAAGTAATTTTAATAGAAAAATTAAGTTTTTTGATTTTATGAAACTTGGAATGAAAATAGCTATTTTAGGGTTATTACTTTCATCATTATATTTATATGTATTAATAAAAATATAA
- a CDS encoding nucleoside kinase, translating to MGYVVKTDFDIIKVSKGEQFFKIADELQKNNKHKILAIKFNNEIKELWKKIHDNGYAKPVDITSNEGMRIYRRALLFIIYIALKRLHKKANLVVHHAIGPGLYFEIKGMRNTQKNINKLKGEMKKVIDENILFEKITLSKFDAIKYFKEVEEQDKALLFKYRKKTTVKVYKCEEYINYFYEYMPPSTGYIDKFDIISYDKGFILLHPTNMNPDEIPEFKPLPKLSATFIEYKKWLDILNIKSVGELNSLIAKGVKKSGELIRISEALHEKKYANIADEIIKRKNVRLICLAGPSSSGKTTSAKRIALELKVHGKEPLQISLDNYYMDYEKIPLTPDGKKDLESLRALDLDLLNKNLKDLIEGKEVELPYYNFVTGKREWTGKKVKVGKKQPIIIEGIHGLNEKLTESIPRDQKFKVYVSALIQMNLDEMNRIPTTDTRLIRRIVRDYNFRGATALRTLQLWPEVRKGEEENIFPYQEEADVMFNSYLIYELPILKLFAEPLLLEIDNTLPEYTEAKRLLRFLDYFLPLPAINEVPRISVLREFIGDSAFEY from the coding sequence ATGGGATATGTTGTAAAAACTGATTTTGATATTATTAAAGTAAGTAAGGGTGAGCAATTTTTTAAAATAGCAGATGAATTACAAAAAAATAATAAGCATAAGATTCTTGCTATAAAATTTAATAATGAAATTAAGGAATTATGGAAAAAAATTCATGATAATGGTTATGCAAAACCAGTAGATATTACTTCAAATGAGGGTATGAGAATATATAGACGTGCATTACTTTTTATTATTTATATTGCTTTAAAAAGGCTACATAAAAAAGCTAATTTAGTAGTACATCATGCTATTGGACCTGGATTGTATTTTGAAATTAAAGGTATGCGAAATACTCAAAAAAATATAAATAAGTTAAAAGGAGAAATGAAAAAAGTAATCGATGAAAATATATTATTTGAAAAAATCACATTGAGTAAATTTGATGCTATAAAATATTTTAAAGAAGTTGAGGAACAAGATAAGGCATTATTATTTAAATATAGAAAAAAGACAACAGTAAAAGTATATAAATGTGAGGAGTATATAAATTATTTTTATGAGTATATGCCACCATCAACAGGATATATTGATAAATTCGATATTATTTCATATGACAAAGGATTTATATTATTGCATCCAACTAATATGAATCCAGATGAAATACCTGAGTTTAAACCATTACCTAAATTATCAGCAACGTTTATAGAATATAAAAAATGGCTTGATATATTAAATATCAAAAGTGTAGGGGAATTAAATTCATTAATAGCAAAAGGAGTAAAAAAAAGTGGTGAATTAATTAGGATTTCTGAAGCATTACATGAAAAAAAGTATGCAAATATTGCAGATGAGATAATTAAAAGAAAAAATGTTAGGTTGATATGTTTGGCAGGGCCCTCATCTTCGGGGAAAACCACAAGTGCAAAAAGAATAGCTCTTGAATTAAAAGTTCATGGTAAAGAACCACTCCAAATTTCATTGGATAATTATTATATGGATTACGAAAAAATCCCATTGACTCCCGATGGTAAAAAAGATCTTGAATCATTGAGAGCTTTAGATCTTGACTTGCTAAATAAAAATTTGAAGGATTTAATAGAGGGAAAAGAAGTTGAGTTACCATATTATAATTTTGTTACTGGAAAAAGAGAATGGACAGGAAAAAAAGTTAAGGTTGGCAAAAAGCAACCAATAATAATAGAAGGTATTCACGGTTTAAATGAAAAGCTCACAGAAAGTATTCCAAGAGATCAAAAGTTTAAGGTATACGTAAGTGCATTAATCCAAATGAATCTTGATGAAATGAATAGGATACCAACAACAGATACAAGATTAATTAGAAGAATAGTTAGAGATTATAATTTTAGAGGTGCAACAGCATTAAGAACATTGCAACTGTGGCCAGAGGTTAGAAAAGGTGAGGAAGAAAATATTTTTCCATATCAGGAAGAAGCTGATGTAATGTTTAATTCATATTTAATATATGAATTGCCTATATTAAAATTATTTGCAGAGCCTTTATTATTAGAAATAGATAATACATTACCGGAATATACCGAAGCAAAGAGACTATTAAGATTTTTGGATTATTTTTTGCCACTTCCAGCAATTAATGAAGTACCAAGAATTTCTGTTTTAAGAGAATTTATTGGTGATAGTGCCTTTGAATATTGA
- a CDS encoding nucleotide sugar dehydrogenase, with amino-acid sequence MSLMEKIQNKTAKIGVIGLGYVGLPLAVEKAKAGYNVIGFDVQEKKVEMVNKGINYIGDVVNEELEDLVKTGKITATTNFDELANCDAVMICVPTPLDKFKQPDLQYVVASTKEVAKRLHKDMLITLESTTYPGTTEEVMLPILEETGLKVGKDFYLAFSPERVDPGNLRFKTKNTPKVVGGVTEECTKHAKALYENVLEAEVFAVSSPKEAEMAKILENTFRIVNIALINEMAVVAKKLGINIWEVIDAAATKPFGFMPFYPGPGVGGHCIPIDPFYLTYKARAVDYHTRLIEMAGEINDAMPEYVVSRLQDILNDRKKCLNGAKVLLLGVAYKNDIDDLRESPALKVIEHLEKKHADIIIHDPYIPEFKHDGKEYKSVELTKELLENVDAVVLTTAHSNIDYEFVLEHAPFLFDTKNKTKNIEKNKEKVILL; translated from the coding sequence ATGAGTTTAATGGAAAAAATTCAAAACAAAACAGCTAAAATAGGGGTTATAGGTTTAGGATATGTTGGATTACCTTTAGCAGTAGAAAAAGCAAAAGCAGGATATAATGTAATAGGATTTGATGTTCAAGAAAAGAAGGTTGAAATGGTTAATAAAGGGATTAATTATATTGGAGATGTTGTTAATGAAGAGTTAGAAGATTTAGTAAAAACTGGAAAAATTACAGCAACTACTAATTTTGATGAATTAGCAAATTGTGATGCTGTAATGATTTGTGTCCCTACACCATTAGATAAATTCAAACAACCTGATTTACAGTATGTAGTAGCTTCTACAAAGGAAGTTGCAAAAAGATTACACAAGGACATGTTAATTACTTTAGAAAGTACAACATATCCAGGAACTACAGAAGAAGTAATGCTTCCTATTTTAGAAGAAACTGGATTAAAAGTAGGAAAAGATTTTTATTTAGCTTTTTCTCCAGAAAGAGTAGATCCAGGAAATTTAAGATTTAAAACAAAAAATACTCCAAAAGTAGTTGGTGGTGTAACTGAAGAATGTACAAAACACGCAAAAGCATTATATGAAAATGTCCTTGAAGCAGAAGTTTTTGCAGTATCTTCACCAAAAGAAGCAGAAATGGCAAAAATATTAGAAAATACATTTAGAATAGTGAATATTGCCTTGATTAATGAAATGGCAGTTGTTGCAAAAAAATTAGGAATTAATATATGGGAAGTTATAGACGCAGCCGCTACTAAACCATTTGGATTTATGCCGTTCTATCCTGGACCTGGTGTTGGAGGACATTGTATTCCAATAGATCCATTTTATTTAACGTATAAAGCAAGAGCTGTAGATTATCATACAAGGTTAATTGAAATGGCAGGAGAAATTAATGATGCAATGCCAGAATATGTTGTTTCAAGACTTCAGGATATTCTTAATGATAGGAAGAAATGTTTAAATGGAGCAAAAGTATTATTACTCGGTGTAGCATATAAAAATGATATTGATGATTTAAGAGAATCGCCAGCATTAAAGGTTATAGAACATTTAGAAAAGAAACATGCAGATATTATAATTCATGATCCATATATTCCAGAATTTAAACATGATGGTAAAGAATATAAAAGTGTGGAATTGACAAAAGAATTATTGGAAAATGTAGATGCAGTTGTTTTAACAACAGCGCATTCTAATATAGATTATGAATTTGTGTTAGAACATGCACCATTCTTATTTGATACGAAAAATAAAACTAAAAATATAGAAAAAAATAAAGAAAAAGTTATATTGTTATAA
- a CDS encoding DapH/DapD/GlmU-related protein, producing MISEYAQIDYTVEMGHNIEIEENVIIEENVKLGNNVVIKKDTIIKKGSVIADNTVLGKKPFKASNSAVTQEKELEPLIIGAYVTIGANCVIYRGAKLDNFVFVGDLASIREDVEIGEYTIIGRGVAVENKTKIGKKVKIETNAYITALSTIEDYCFVAPEVTFTNDNFLGRTEERKKYFKGATLRKGARIGANSTILPGIEIGEDALVAAGSVVTRNVPPKKIVMGSPAKIYKDVPEEQLLENQSYYKEV from the coding sequence ATGATTTCTGAATATGCACAAATTGATTATACAGTTGAAATGGGGCATAATATTGAAATTGAAGAAAATGTTATTATAGAAGAAAATGTAAAATTAGGAAATAATGTTGTTATTAAAAAGGATACTATTATAAAAAAGGGAAGCGTTATAGCAGATAATACAGTTTTGGGTAAAAAGCCATTTAAAGCTTCAAATTCTGCAGTAACTCAAGAAAAAGAATTAGAACCTTTAATAATAGGTGCATATGTAACAATAGGGGCAAATTGTGTGATATATAGAGGAGCAAAATTAGATAATTTTGTTTTTGTTGGAGATTTGGCAAGTATTAGAGAAGATGTAGAAATAGGTGAATATACTATTATTGGTAGAGGAGTTGCTGTAGAAAATAAAACTAAAATCGGGAAAAAGGTAAAAATAGAAACAAATGCATATATTACAGCATTATCTACAATAGAAGATTATTGTTTTGTAGCTCCTGAAGTTACATTTACTAATGATAATTTTTTAGGTAGAACAGAAGAAAGAAAAAAATATTTTAAAGGAGCTACATTAAGAAAAGGAGCAAGAATAGGAGCAAATTCAACAATTTTACCTGGAATTGAAATAGGTGAAGATGCACTTGTTGCTGCAGGTTCTGTGGTAACAAGAAATGTGCCTCCAAAGAAGATTGTTATGGGTAGTCCTGCAAAGATTTACAAGGACGTGCCAGAAGAACAATTACTTGAAAATCAAAGTTATTATAAAGAGGTGTAA
- a CDS encoding thiamine ABC transporter substrate-binding protein — MKKVLMVLISILIVSAVLANTLTVYVYDSLDWIKKGTIQRFENMYGVKVNVVVLGDGGNVLARLKLEKKNPKADVVIGLDQSLSVLAINENLVIPYKPLNINKIKNNSLIYDKTYHLIPYDYGAIAIVYDPEKLNVVPKSFEDLTQMKKKLIIEDPRTSSTGQAFLLWTIAVYKDQWKDFWKRLKPAILTVTPGWSEAFAKFESGEAPMMVSYATDGAYSYYYYKSTKYKAFIPKEGAYVQIEGAGIVKGTKNLELAKRFIEFLLFDDFQKNVPLNQWMFPVTNVKMPEAFNYALIPEKIVTISSEEMNKNMEKWLEEWEEIMLQ, encoded by the coding sequence ATGAAAAAAGTTTTGATGGTTTTAATTAGTATTTTAATTGTTAGTGCAGTTTTGGCAAATACTCTCACTGTATATGTTTATGACAGTTTGGATTGGATAAAGAAAGGAACTATTCAAAGGTTTGAAAATATGTATGGGGTAAAAGTGAATGTTGTTGTTTTAGGCGATGGTGGAAATGTTTTAGCAAGGTTAAAACTTGAAAAAAAGAATCCAAAGGCTGATGTAGTAATTGGGTTAGACCAATCATTATCTGTTTTAGCAATAAATGAAAATTTAGTAATTCCATATAAGCCATTGAATATTAATAAAATTAAAAATAATAGTTTGATTTATGACAAAACATATCATTTGATTCCTTATGATTATGGAGCAATTGCAATTGTTTATGATCCAGAGAAATTAAATGTTGTACCTAAAAGTTTTGAAGATTTAACTCAAATGAAGAAAAAACTAATTATAGAAGATCCAAGAACATCGTCTACAGGTCAAGCATTTTTATTATGGACTATTGCTGTATATAAAGATCAATGGAAAGATTTCTGGAAAAGGTTAAAACCAGCGATTTTAACTGTAACCCCTGGTTGGAGTGAAGCATTTGCAAAATTTGAATCTGGTGAAGCACCAATGATGGTAAGCTATGCTACGGATGGAGCTTATTCATACTATTATTATAAATCAACTAAATATAAAGCATTTATTCCAAAAGAAGGAGCATATGTTCAAATAGAGGGTGCTGGAATAGTAAAAGGAACAAAAAATTTAGAATTAGCTAAAAGATTTATAGAATTTTTATTATTTGATGATTTTCAAAAAAATGTCCCATTAAATCAGTGGATGTTTCCTGTAACCAATGTTAAAATGCCAGAAGCTTTTAATTATGCACTTATTCCAGAAAAGATAGTGACAATATCTTCTGAAGAAATGAATAAAAATATGGAAAAATGGCTTGAAGAGTGGGAAGAAATAATGTTACAATAA
- a CDS encoding PadR family transcriptional regulator → MPGYGRGQGRFRRGWIESFVLLIIAEQPAHGYEIANKLSDFGVILNGIGQMGNLYRTLSKLEDMGLVVTDWDTTDSGPSKKIYKITEDGLMFLRNSKEEFEEFKKIIEVFIQRVSKFEK, encoded by the coding sequence ATGCCAGGATACGGAAGAGGTCAGGGAAGATTTAGAAGAGGATGGATAGAATCTTTTGTTCTTTTAATAATAGCAGAACAACCTGCTCATGGTTATGAAATTGCAAATAAATTATCCGATTTTGGGGTTATTTTAAATGGAATAGGACAGATGGGAAATTTATATAGAACTTTATCAAAGTTAGAAGATATGGGACTTGTTGTTACTGACTGGGATACAACAGATTCCGGTCCTTCAAAGAAAATATATAAAATTACAGAAGATGGTTTGATGTTCTTGAGGAATTCAAAAGAAGAATTTGAAGAATTTAAAAAAATTATAGAAGTTTTCATTCAAAGAGTATCTAAATTTGAAAAATAA
- a CDS encoding Gfo/Idh/MocA family protein: MIRLALIGCGRIATKKHTEAIIKNKELFDLVAVVDPVKEKAENVANIIENAGLKRPEVYTDYNEVIKREDIDMVTIATESGYHYQISIDAMNNNKHVLVEKPMALSTKDMDHMIQLSKEKDLKLGVCFQNRFNPPIQEMRKKLENGEFGDLLHGQISIRWNRNKSYYEQAPWRGTWELDGGTLMNQCTHGIDLLQWTFGEIEEITGRIENFNHPYIEAEDFGSAIVKFKNGAVGIIEGTANVYPKNLEETLSVFGENGTVVIGGLAVNKIETWRFENEDSHPFQNLPDPDTVYGAGHVPLYRDFYDSIVNDRKPYVSGEDGKRAVEIVLAIYKSSKEGKPVKFPFEFSTEEMKGYFKRVKE; the protein is encoded by the coding sequence ATGATTAGATTAGCTTTAATTGGATGCGGAAGAATTGCAACAAAAAAACATACAGAAGCAATTATAAAAAATAAAGAATTATTTGATCTTGTAGCAGTAGTTGATCCTGTGAAAGAAAAGGCAGAAAATGTAGCTAATATTATAGAAAATGCTGGATTAAAAAGACCTGAAGTATATACCGATTATAATGAAGTAATAAAAAGAGAAGATATTGATATGGTAACTATAGCAACAGAAAGTGGTTATCATTATCAAATATCAATAGATGCTATGAATAATAATAAACATGTTTTAGTTGAAAAACCAATGGCGTTATCAACAAAAGATATGGATCATATGATTCAATTATCAAAAGAAAAAGATTTAAAATTAGGTGTGTGTTTCCAAAATAGATTTAATCCACCAATTCAAGAAATGAGAAAGAAATTAGAGAATGGTGAATTTGGAGATTTATTACACGGTCAAATATCAATTAGATGGAATAGAAATAAATCGTATTACGAACAGGCACCTTGGAGAGGAACATGGGAATTAGATGGTGGCACATTAATGAATCAATGTACGCATGGAATAGATCTATTACAATGGACTTTTGGGGAAATAGAGGAAATAACGGGAAGAATTGAAAATTTCAATCATCCCTATATAGAAGCAGAAGATTTTGGAAGTGCTATTGTTAAATTCAAAAATGGTGCAGTTGGTATAATTGAAGGAACAGCAAATGTTTATCCTAAAAATTTAGAAGAAACATTATCTGTATTTGGTGAAAATGGGACTGTAGTTATAGGTGGCCTTGCAGTAAATAAAATAGAAACATGGAGATTTGAAAATGAAGATTCACATCCATTTCAAAATTTACCAGACCCTGATACTGTATATGGTGCAGGTCATGTGCCATTATATAGAGATTTCTATGATTCAATAGTAAATGATAGAAAACCATATGTTTCTGGTGAAGATGGCAAAAGAGCAGTTGAAATAGTTTTAGCTATTTATAAATCATCTAAAGAAGGAAAACCAGTTAAATTTCCATTTGAATTTTCAACAGAAGAAATGAAAGGATATTTTAAGAGGGTGAAAGAATGA